The Cryptomeria japonica chromosome 6, Sugi_1.0, whole genome shotgun sequence genomic interval TTGTAATCTATCTTACTATTCTCAGCTTCCAAAAATCTCTCTGGACGGAATTTTAAAGGATCCTTCCAATTTCTAGGATCCCTTCCCATTCCCCACACATTCACCAACACTTGGGTATGTTTAGGTATCATATATCCAGTTTGCACAAGATTTCTCAGCTCTATGAGGGATGAGAAAAGGAAGAGGTGGGTGCAAACGAAACCCACCCTTAATCACAGCATAGAGGTAAGGCAGCTCATCTATATCATGTTCTTCCACTTTTCTAGTACAACCTACCTTTTCTTCCAATTCTTCTCGGGCTCGCTTCAGTACATTGGGATGGCGAATGAGTTCTGTCATAATCCATTCTATTGCTGTAGATGTTGTGTCACTACCAGCCACTAACAGTTCCTACAGAGTGAAAACAACATTTTTATAATAGTTTTAAAATAAAACACAAATCAAGTGGCTCATCGAACAATTCAGTGAAATTCAATATACAAATGAAAGCTTAGATACTTAAATTGGAACTGTTTAAACAAATATATTTGATGAAATACTTCATTGAACAATCGAGATTTGAGCCTAAACttattgaagaaaaataatttACCACATCACAACTTTTTTTTCTGAAGTTGTGGAAAACTTACATAAATAAGCACTTTGATATCTGTGAGACTCAATTCATCTTCTTTCAACTCGAGCAGCACACCCAGAAAATCCTTTTTGTCTCTCTTTCCCCTCTAACTGATTCTTGATGAATGAATCTATAAATCGATAAACTGTCTTGTAACACTTTGTCAGCTGACTTTGCACCCCCTGAGGATCCATGAAGGCCAGAAATGGAAAGGAGTCGTCCAGATTGGGTTTACCGCCAAGCATGAGTGCAGTAGTGAAGGCCTCCATGAAATCCATGGACTCTTTATGGTTGGGATCCAACATGCTTCTACTAAAAATCATGTTGGCAATCAGATTGAGACCAGTGAAGAACACTGTATGCGGAATATTCACACTATTCCCCTTCATCTCAAATATCATTCTGGTCATCCCAAACACTTGATCTCTTCTGAGATGTTGCAGAGATCGCAGCATCTTGCCAGTAATGAGCTGAGTGGCAGAGATGCGCCTCAGTTTCTGCCAGCAAGCTCCGTATTCCCCCATAACAAGGGATGACTTGTGGTGAGAATCAGTCCTGGCTGCCCTGCAAAGATGTGGTCGTGGGTTTTTATGAATTCCTTCGCCATCTCAGGAGATGAGACCACCACTGCTTTTTTCATCCCCAGAGAGAGCGTCATGAGAGGCCCGTAGTGCTGAGAGAG includes:
- the LOC131068725 gene encoding 7-ethoxycoumarin O-deethylase-like, with protein sequence MIFEMKGNSVNIPHTVFFTGLNLIANMIFSRSMLDPNHKESMDFMEAFTTALMLGGKPNLDDSFPFLAFMDPQGVQSQLTKCYKTVYRFIDSFIKNQLEGKERQKGFSGCAARELLVAGSDTTSTAIEWIMTELIRHPNVLKRAREELEEKGPTRTTTPQVDDLEERCSKHIDIHAHFVRHVVEEGKLKVAKIDNKVNLVDILTKVVPKEKFECARTSLGLVKLK